In Choloepus didactylus isolate mChoDid1 chromosome 6, mChoDid1.pri, whole genome shotgun sequence, one DNA window encodes the following:
- the BTBD18 gene encoding BTB/POZ domain-containing protein 18 → MYSPANPKILYRNARFLRLAFLQLHHQQQTGVFCDVLLQAEGEAVPAHCCILSACSPFFTERLERERPAQGRKVVLELGGLKIRTLRKLVDFLYTSEMEVSREEAQDVLSAARQLRVSELESLQLEGGKLVKVPQGRRLNRECLQPPSAAPISARVVAPSRRPRTPLPVTQTPCPPGSVRLKSLGKEEGPQEKSNWQNTENLSGTLLLKRRARACPTPQEKSSSPSNHSQGPEENTSDPDLGPTALSPPSLYPSVDEQLLPRKIRLSRSKPSPEICTSKPPSVLRGPSSVPAAPGRRLWRQRSINKEVPEDKQKPGRPSPLQSTPSPSGLGKTGGSKKQSPEGRAPNSDSAEEGQIGRVKLRKMVNGTCWEVVQEPPLKDSQDSPQIPEPGENLEEPPGTQPSSVNEQEISSAQIDLCQDSPVCSRLQDVLLSASHSPDHPVVKSEFGSSPEVVGKEPVLDMDCRDPYTFDTALLGLPCEAEEYRITSAAATSELEEILDFMLCGSDLEPPIGSLESPGVEGCKTPSYHLTETGKNWIEGEEWCLPDMELWPGELTGLEKEPVGEIKEPIEPLSPLVMPSEMSEREVLSVGDSWTPELEITSSQPLDGQGNKFLHIDSLDPPQSSYGDLPLPCSKWVETGLEVSPTMDEILYPAPEAGKEIYGNSEFLSSLPANPEEEEIDVVDWTTEGRLVPTSISSVWPDPSSESETEVDIMT, encoded by the exons ATGTACTCTCCTGCCAATCCCAAAATCCTATACAGGAATGCCCGGTTCCTCCGATTAGCTTTTCTGCAGCTTCATCACCAGCAGCAGACTGGTGTGTTTTGTGATGTCCTTCTGCAGGCAGAAG GTGAGGCAGTCCCAGCCCATTGCTGCATCCTATCAGCCTGCAGCCCCTTCTTTACAGAGCGCCTGGAGCGGGAGAGGCCAGCTCAGGGACGGAAGGTGGTGTTGGAGCTGGGGGGCCTGAAAATTAGAACACTAAGGAAGCTGGTGGACTTCTTGTATACCTCAGAGATGGAAGTATCTCGAGAAGAAGCCCAGGATGTGCTTTCTGCTGCCCGTCAGCTACGTGTATCTGAGCTAGAATCCCTTCAGCTAGAGGGTGGAAAGTTGGTAAAGGTTCCTCAGGGCCGAAGACTGAACCGAGAGTGCTTACAGCCTCCAAGTGCTGCACCAATCTCTGCCAGAGTGGTGGCGCCCAGCCGCCGCCCTCGAACTCCACTGCCTGTTACCCAGACTCCCTGTCCTCCTGGGTCAGTGAGATTGAAGTccttggggaaggaggaggggcccCAGGagaaaagcaactggcagaacaCAGAAAACTTGTCTGGCACTCTTCTGCTCAAGAGGAGGGCCAGAGCCTGCCCAACTCCACAAGAAAAAAGCTCTTCACCTTCAAACCACAGTCAGGGCCCTGAGGAGAACACGAGTGACCCTGACCTTGGCCCTACAGCACTTTCCCCACCTAGCTTGTACCCCTCTGTGGACGAGCAACTGTTGCCCAGAAAGATCAGGCTGAGTCGCTCAAAGCCATCTCCTGAAATCTGTACATCTAAGCCTCCTAGTGTTTTAAGGGGACCCAGCTCAGTGCCTGCAGCCCCTGGCCGGCGTCTTTGGAGACAGAGGAGTATAAATAAAGAAGTGCCAGAGGACAAGCAGAAACCAGGGAGACCCAGTCCTCTACAGAGCACCCCAAGCCCATCTGGTCTCGGAAAGACGGGTGGGAGCAAAAAGCAGAGTCCTGAAGGCAGGGCTCCTAACTCAGACTCTGCAGAGGAGGGACAGATTGGGAGAGTGAAACTTCGGAAGATGGTTAACGGAACCTGCTGGGAGGTGGTGCAGGAACCTCCCCTCAAGGACTCTCAGGATAGCCCCCAGATCCCAGAACCTGGGGAAAACTTAGAAGAGCCTCCAGGGACTCAGCCATCCTCAGTTAATGAGCAGGAAATATCATCTGCTCAAATAGACCTATGTCAGGACTCCCCTGTGTGCTCCAGGCTACAAGATGTTTTGCTTTCTGCCAGCCACTCCCCAGACCACCCAGTGGTGAAGTCTGAGTTTGGGTCCAGTCCAGAGGTGGTAGGGAAGGAACCTGTGTTGGATATGGACTGCAGAGACCCCTACACCTTCGACACAGCCCTGCTAGGGCTGCCCTGTGAAGCTGAGGAGTACCGAATCACAAGTGCTGCTGCCACCAGTGAGCTGGAGGAGATCCTGGACTTTATGCTCTGTGGCTCTGATCTTGAACCACCTATAGGGTCTCTGGAGAGTCCTGGAGTTGAGGGCTGCAAGACCCCCAGTTATCACCTGACAGAAACAGGGAAGAACTGGATTGAAGGGGAAGAATGGTGTTTGCCAGACATGGAACTCTGGCCTGGGGAGCTTACAGGATTGGAAAAGGAACCTGTCGGTGAGATCAAAGAGCCAATTGAGCCTCTTAGCCCCCTTGTCATGCCCTCTGAGATGAGTGAAAGGGAGGTGCTTTCAGTGGGAGACTCTTGGACTCCAGAACTTGAAATTACCAGTTCCCAGCCACTAGATGGTCAGGGAAACAAATTTCTCCACATCGACTCCCTTGATCCTCCCCAAAGTTCCTATGgagacctcccccttccctgttcAAAATGGGTAGAGACTGGGCTGGAAGTGTCCCCAACTATGGATGAGATATTGTACCCGGCTCCAGAGGCAGGCAAGGAGATATATGGCAACTCTGAGTTTCTGAGTTCACTTCCTGCCAACCCTGAAGAGGAAGAGATTGATGTGGTGGACTGGACAACAGAGGGGAGGCTGGTGCCCACCAGCATTTCCTCCGTATGGCCTGACCCTTCCTCAGAGTCAGAAACAGAGGTAGATATTATGACATAg
- the SELENOH gene encoding selenoprotein H, with amino-acid sequence MRAGPRFLPLPARLCSWSCRLRPAAWVFAGAVPFSRFGSTLLPGRVPGAMASRGRKRKAEAVVLAAAEKQEKVASGKEGEKETVVVIEHCTSURVYGRNAAALSQALRLEAPEIPVKVNLAKPRRGSFEVTLLRPDGSRAELWTGIKKGPPRKFKFPEPQKVVEELKKYLS; translated from the exons ATGCGCGCCGGGCCACGCTTTCTGCCCCTTCCGGCGAGGCTTTGTTCTTGGAGTTGTCGTCTTCGGCCTGCGGCTTGGGTGTTTGCAGGGGCAGTGCCCTTTTCCCGCTTCGGGTCGACTCTGCTCCCCGGCCGCGTTCCGGGTGCCATGGCTTCTCGCGGGAGGAAGCGGAAGGCCGAGGCAGTGGTGCTTGCGGCGGCGGAAAAGCAGGAGAAGGTGGCAAGCggcaaggagggagagaaggagacagtCGTCGTTATCGAGCATTG cACGAGCTGACGCGTCTATGGGCGCAACGCCGCGGCCCTGAGCCAGGCACTGCGCCTGGAGGCCCCGGAAATTCCGGTGAAGGTGAACCTTGCCAAACCCCGGAGGGGCAGTTTCGAGGTGACGCTGCTGCGCCCGGACGGCAGCA GAGCGGAGCTCTGGACTGGAATTAAGAAAGGGCCTCCTCGTAAATTCAAGTTCCCTGAGCCTCAAAAGGTGGTGGAGGAGCTGAAGAAGTACCTTTCATAG